A genomic window from Ruminiclostridium cellulolyticum H10 includes:
- the rpoZ gene encoding DNA-directed RNA polymerase subunit omega has translation MIYPSINELMKKVDSRYTLAVEAAKRARQLVDGATKMAKCDSDKEVTIAINEIAEDKITYVRTKSGIK, from the coding sequence ATGATTTATCCTTCAATCAATGAATTGATGAAAAAAGTAGACAGCAGGTACACATTAGCAGTGGAGGCTGCAAAAAGGGCAAGACAATTAGTTGACGGCGCAACCAAAATGGCAAAGTGTGATTCCGATAAGGAAGTTACGATTGCTATAAATGAGATAGCAGAGGATAAAATAACATATGTTAGAACAAAGAGCGGGATAAAATAG
- the gmk gene encoding guanylate kinase has protein sequence MQQKGLLVVVSGPSGTGKGTVCKKLLSQRDNVRYSVSATTRKPREGEIEGQSYFFVSESKFLDMIKNDALIEWDKYCDNYYGTPKSYVDSSMESGMDIILEITVEGALEIKQKYPDSVLIFILPPSFEELRRRIECRATECTDVIEKRLQKAASEIKYVSKYDYLILNDSVDEAVMNIEKVLDSERLKPSRNVEIIESLFK, from the coding sequence ATGCAGCAAAAAGGCTTGTTAGTTGTAGTGTCCGGTCCTTCAGGAACAGGAAAGGGTACGGTATGTAAAAAGTTGTTGTCTCAAAGGGATAACGTAAGGTATTCTGTCTCAGCTACTACAAGGAAACCACGTGAAGGCGAAATAGAAGGTCAGAGTTATTTCTTTGTTTCAGAAAGCAAATTTTTGGATATGATAAAGAACGATGCCCTTATTGAGTGGGATAAGTACTGTGACAATTACTATGGTACACCAAAGTCATATGTTGATTCCTCTATGGAAAGTGGTATGGATATAATATTGGAAATAACCGTTGAAGGGGCCCTTGAAATTAAGCAAAAGTACCCGGATTCCGTACTTATATTTATTCTTCCTCCATCCTTTGAAGAATTAAGAAGACGAATAGAATGTAGGGCTACAGAGTGTACTGACGTTATAGAAAAAAGACTGCAAAAGGCTGCCAGTGAGATTAAATATGTTTCAAAATATGACTATTTAATATTAAATGACAGTGTTGATGAAGCTGTTATGAATATAGAAAAAGTTTTAGACAGTGAGCGTCTAAAACCATCTAGAAATGTTGAAATAATAGAAAGCTTATTTAAGTAA
- the remA gene encoding extracellular matrix/biofilm regulator RemA, producing MKLINIGFGNIVSANRLVAIVSPESAPIKRIIQEARDRGMLIDATYGRRTRAVIITDSDHIILSAVQPETVAHRLNTKEQDGNETDEDSVTQ from the coding sequence ATGAAGCTTATAAATATTGGTTTTGGAAATATTGTTTCCGCAAACAGACTCGTGGCAATTGTAAGTCCAGAGTCGGCACCAATAAAAAGAATTATTCAGGAAGCAAGAGACAGGGGTATGTTGATTGATGCAACATACGGAAGAAGGACAAGAGCAGTAATAATTACCGACAGCGACCATATAATTTTATCAGCGGTACAGCCTGAAACAGTAGCCCACAGATTAAATACCAAGGAGCAAGACGGTAATGAAACCGATGAAGATTCAGTTACCCAGTAG
- a CDS encoding YicC/YloC family endoribonuclease, which yields MVRSMTGFGRGTFSDNGKEFTVEIKTVNHRYIDFYIKLPRQIGYLEERVREVASQSLFRGKVDIFISFEDRSDNSRSVTLDEPLASAYIQAVEKLKEKYSLKDDLSVSLISRFPDVLRIEKNEDDEEHLWSVLKIALDSAIASLLQMREKEGNELRNSLLQKSDLMETIISDISQRSPQVVTEYKQKLEYRIKELLNQQTVDENRIAMEVAIFADRCGIDEELVRLGSHLTQLRDILNIKKQPIGRKLDFLVQEINREINTIGSKSNDIIITKNVLELKSEAEKIREQIQNME from the coding sequence ATGGTTAGAAGTATGACAGGTTTCGGAAGAGGAACCTTTAGTGATAATGGCAAGGAATTCACTGTAGAAATAAAAACTGTAAACCATCGTTATATAGATTTTTATATAAAATTACCGAGACAGATTGGTTATCTTGAGGAAAGAGTCAGAGAAGTAGCTTCTCAAAGCCTATTTCGTGGTAAAGTAGATATATTTATATCATTTGAAGACCGTTCTGATAATTCCAGAAGTGTGACACTTGATGAGCCACTGGCAAGTGCTTACATACAGGCAGTTGAAAAGCTCAAGGAAAAATATAGCTTGAAGGATGACTTGAGCGTATCACTTATTTCCCGTTTTCCCGATGTTTTGAGAATAGAGAAAAATGAAGATGATGAAGAACATTTATGGTCTGTACTTAAAATAGCTCTTGATTCGGCTATAGCTTCCCTTCTGCAAATGAGGGAAAAAGAGGGAAATGAATTGAGAAACAGTTTGCTTCAAAAATCTGATCTTATGGAAACGATTATATCAGACATTTCTCAAAGAAGTCCTCAGGTTGTTACAGAATACAAGCAAAAACTGGAGTATAGAATAAAGGAATTATTGAATCAGCAAACAGTAGATGAAAACAGGATTGCTATGGAAGTGGCAATATTTGCCGACAGATGCGGCATAGATGAAGAATTGGTAAGACTGGGAAGTCACTTAACACAGTTAAGAGATATATTAAATATAAAGAAACAGCCTATTGGAAGAAAACTTGACTTTTTGGTTCAGGAAATAAACAGGGAAATAAACACAATCGGTTCAAAATCAAACGACATAATTATTACAAAGAATGTTCTTGAATTAAAAAGTGAAGCAGAAAAAATAAGAGAACAAATTCAGAATATGGAATAG
- a CDS encoding response regulator: MGELKFVVVDDAVFMRTLIKRMIEENTNYHVVGEGSNGHEAIEQAKRTQPDIMTLDITMPEMDGIVAIKEILEVSPATKIIMVSAMGQQAMVIDAIKMGAKDFIVKPFDKTRVQQAIENVINL; the protein is encoded by the coding sequence ATGGGAGAACTTAAATTTGTTGTGGTTGATGATGCGGTATTTATGAGAACCTTAATTAAAAGGATGATTGAAGAAAATACAAATTACCATGTTGTAGGTGAAGGGTCTAATGGCCATGAAGCTATTGAACAGGCAAAACGTACTCAACCAGATATAATGACTCTTGATATCACAATGCCGGAGATGGATGGAATTGTGGCAATAAAGGAGATATTGGAGGTAAGTCCTGCTACCAAGATAATAATGGTTTCGGCAATGGGTCAGCAGGCTATGGTAATAGATGCAATAAAAATGGGTGCAAAAGATTTTATTGTTAAACCTTTTGATAAAACCAGAGTTCAGCAGGCAATCGAAAATGTTATAAATCTCTGA
- a CDS encoding 16S rRNA (uracil(1498)-N(3))-methyltransferase, whose product MSRYFVKESQIGDGRVNIIEEDFQHLKKVLRAQIKDELTVCCGGFDYTVEIEEIKNSSIVCVITDINKNYTESSLKVTLFQGLPKSDKMELIIQKCVELGVWEIVPVMTERCVSRINTDKDAQNKLARWQKIAREAAKQCNRGIIPNIHYPITFKEAVEMASQAELSVIPYEKESAVGLKNVVARYQGITSGSIIIGPEGGFEEKEVKMAEDRGVKKISLGPRILRTETAGMVSLSLMMYELGDVSNGRT is encoded by the coding sequence ATGTCCAGATACTTTGTGAAAGAATCTCAAATTGGGGACGGCAGAGTTAATATAATCGAAGAAGATTTTCAGCACTTAAAAAAAGTTCTCCGTGCTCAGATAAAAGACGAATTAACCGTTTGCTGTGGTGGGTTTGACTACACAGTTGAAATAGAAGAAATAAAAAATAGCTCTATTGTATGTGTAATAACAGATATAAATAAAAACTATACTGAATCATCATTAAAAGTTACCTTGTTTCAGGGCTTACCCAAGTCAGACAAGATGGAGTTAATTATACAGAAATGTGTTGAACTTGGGGTATGGGAAATAGTTCCTGTAATGACAGAACGCTGTGTTTCAAGGATTAATACGGATAAGGATGCTCAAAATAAGCTTGCAAGATGGCAAAAAATAGCAAGAGAAGCTGCAAAGCAATGCAACAGGGGAATAATTCCCAATATTCACTATCCCATAACTTTTAAAGAAGCTGTTGAAATGGCATCTCAAGCTGAACTGTCAGTAATTCCTTATGAAAAGGAAAGTGCGGTTGGATTAAAAAATGTTGTAGCCCGGTACCAAGGAATTACCAGTGGAAGTATTATTATTGGTCCTGAAGGTGGGTTTGAAGAAAAGGAAGTTAAAATGGCTGAGGATAGAGGAGTTAAGAAAATATCTTTAGGGCCTAGAATCCTACGCACAGAAACTGCCGGAATGGTATCTTTATCACTAATGATGTATGAATTGGGAGATGTGTCTAATGGGAGAACTTAA
- the prmA gene encoding 50S ribosomal protein L11 methyltransferase — protein MKWYEVRVSTTDEASDAVSEMLTTMGAGGVAIKDPFDIKKEILKPNSLDYADDEFLESLGEDVVIQAYFQSGNDIDKLLKQINEGLVNISQFLNIGKGLEGYNEVDDEDWSTAWKKYYKPLQLTDRIVIKPTWEDYSPNADEIVIQMDPGMAFGTGTHETTQMCSILLDKYMKDDTEVLDIGCGTGILSIIAAKLGAKQVEAIDIDEVAVKVARENIELNQEITKVSARKAVLSDLKAEEHKYDIIVANIIANVIIDLSSQIPYYLKKESLFITSGIIKERKQEVIDACEKNGMSRIETLEMGEWVAMVFKCPDTL, from the coding sequence ATGAAATGGTATGAAGTACGGGTAAGTACTACAGATGAAGCCAGTGATGCTGTTTCAGAGATGCTTACAACAATGGGGGCCGGAGGCGTCGCTATCAAGGACCCTTTTGATATAAAAAAAGAAATATTAAAGCCAAATTCTCTGGATTATGCAGATGATGAATTTCTCGAGTCGTTAGGTGAGGATGTTGTTATACAGGCATATTTCCAGAGCGGTAACGATATAGACAAGTTATTAAAGCAAATAAACGAAGGTTTAGTAAATATTTCCCAATTTTTAAACATTGGGAAAGGGCTAGAGGGATATAACGAGGTTGACGATGAGGACTGGTCTACAGCTTGGAAAAAGTACTATAAGCCTCTGCAACTGACAGACAGAATAGTGATAAAACCAACCTGGGAAGATTATAGTCCAAATGCCGACGAAATAGTTATACAAATGGACCCCGGAATGGCCTTTGGGACAGGAACCCATGAAACAACGCAGATGTGTTCCATATTGCTTGATAAGTACATGAAAGATGATACAGAGGTCTTGGATATTGGCTGTGGTACAGGTATACTTTCAATAATTGCTGCAAAACTCGGTGCAAAACAGGTTGAAGCCATTGATATAGATGAAGTTGCAGTCAAAGTTGCCAGGGAAAATATCGAGCTGAACCAGGAAATAACAAAGGTATCAGCACGTAAGGCTGTATTATCTGATTTAAAGGCGGAAGAACATAAGTACGATATAATCGTAGCTAATATAATAGCGAACGTAATTATTGACTTGTCCTCCCAGATACCTTATTATTTAAAAAAGGAATCCTTGTTTATTACCTCAGGCATTATAAAAGAAAGAAAACAGGAAGTAATAGATGCTTGTGAAAAAAATGGGATGTCACGGATAGAAACCCTAGAAATGGGAGAATGGGTGGCAATGGTGTTTAAATGTCCAGATACTTTGTGA
- the dnaJ gene encoding molecular chaperone DnaJ, translating to MADKRDYYEVLGVDKNASDAELKKAYRNLAKKYHPDVNPGDTTAEAKFKEVNEAYEILSDSQKRSRYDQFGHAGTDPNGFGGAGGFSTDFDFGGIGDIFETFFGGSGFGGRSKTRRGPQKGADIKYSTEISFEEAAFGVEREINVSKMEVCSKCTGSGAKPGSNVTTCNHCNGTGQVQIKQNTPFGQFINTKTCDACKGEGKIITEPCPACNGKGRLRSTKKIKIDIPAGIDDGQTISLRGGGDPGVKGGPNGDLYVNIRVKPHPLFTRQGNNVVCEVPITFTQAALGAELEVPTLDGKVKYTVPEGTQTGSVFRLKGKGIPYLRGNGRGDQYVKVNIEVPKKLNDKQKALLREFAEISGDDSHEQRKGFFDKMKDAFK from the coding sequence ATGGCAGATAAAAGAGATTATTACGAAGTATTGGGCGTTGACAAAAACGCTTCTGATGCTGAACTAAAAAAAGCATATAGAAATCTTGCAAAAAAGTATCACCCGGACGTCAATCCAGGGGATACAACTGCAGAAGCAAAGTTCAAAGAGGTAAATGAAGCTTACGAGATACTTAGTGATTCTCAGAAAAGGAGCAGGTATGACCAATTTGGTCACGCCGGAACAGATCCTAATGGATTCGGCGGTGCAGGAGGATTCTCTACTGATTTTGACTTTGGGGGAATAGGAGACATTTTTGAGACCTTCTTCGGTGGTTCAGGCTTCGGAGGAAGAAGCAAAACTAGAAGAGGTCCACAAAAGGGTGCTGATATTAAGTATTCAACGGAGATCAGCTTTGAAGAAGCTGCTTTTGGAGTTGAACGGGAAATAAATGTAAGCAAAATGGAAGTATGTTCAAAATGTACAGGCTCGGGGGCTAAACCCGGAAGTAATGTCACAACTTGTAACCATTGTAACGGAACAGGTCAGGTCCAGATAAAGCAGAATACACCATTTGGTCAGTTTATTAACACAAAAACCTGTGACGCATGTAAAGGTGAAGGGAAAATTATTACAGAACCTTGCCCTGCTTGTAACGGAAAAGGAAGATTGCGAAGTACGAAGAAAATCAAAATAGATATCCCTGCGGGAATTGATGATGGTCAGACCATTTCATTAAGAGGGGGCGGAGACCCCGGAGTCAAGGGCGGTCCAAACGGAGATTTGTATGTTAACATACGTGTAAAACCCCATCCGCTCTTTACAAGGCAGGGAAATAATGTTGTCTGCGAGGTACCGATTACATTTACACAGGCTGCATTAGGTGCTGAATTAGAAGTTCCGACTCTTGACGGTAAAGTAAAATATACTGTACCGGAGGGAACCCAAACAGGCTCCGTATTCAGGTTAAAGGGAAAAGGAATACCATACCTGAGAGGGAACGGCCGCGGAGATCAGTACGTAAAAGTAAATATAGAGGTTCCCAAAAAACTCAATGACAAACAAAAAGCATTGCTGAGGGAGTTTGCCGAAATCAGCGGCGATGACTCCCATGAGCAGAGAAAAGGCTTTTTCGACAAAATGAAGGACGCATTTAAATAA
- the dnaK gene encoding molecular chaperone DnaK → MAKVIGIDLGTTNSCVAVMEGGEPIVIANPEGNRTTPSVVAFSKTGERMTGQVAKRQAITNPERTIISIKRDMGTDHKVDIDGKKFSPQEISSMILQKLKSDAEAYLGETVTQAVITVPAYFSDAQRQATKDSGKIAGLEVLRIINEPTAAALAYGLDKEHDQKIMVYDLGGGTFDVSILEIGDGVFEVLATNGNNKLGGDDFDQRIIDFLVDTFKKESGIDLKNDKMAMQRLKEAAEKAKVELSGVTSSNINLPFITADASGPKHLDVTLTRAKFDEITADLVENTMVPTRQAMQDAGLTPDKIDKILLVGGSTRIPAVQEAVKKYLGKDPFKGINPDECVAVGAAIQAGVLTGDVTGLLLLDVTPLSLGLETLGGVFTKLIERNTTIPTKKSQVFSTAADGQTSVEIHVLQGEREMAQYNKSLGRFQLTGIPSAPRGVPQIEVTFDIDANGIVHVSAKDLGTGNEQKITITASTNLSDSDIDKAVKEAEKFAAEDKQRKEEIDVRNNADSLIYQSEKSLKDLGDKVSADDKSKIESGVNKVKDALKGTDIEVIKKATEELQQSFYDISSKIYQQTQGAQSDPGAAGFGGQQEAPGAGQDENVVDADYKVVDDDK, encoded by the coding sequence ATGGCAAAAGTTATTGGTATAGATTTAGGTACCACAAATTCATGTGTGGCAGTTATGGAAGGCGGTGAACCAATTGTTATTGCAAACCCGGAAGGAAATAGAACTACTCCTTCGGTTGTTGCATTCTCAAAAACCGGTGAACGTATGACCGGACAAGTCGCAAAAAGGCAAGCTATCACAAACCCTGAAAGAACAATTATTTCTATAAAGAGAGATATGGGAACCGATCATAAGGTTGATATAGATGGAAAGAAATTCTCACCTCAGGAAATATCATCAATGATTCTTCAAAAGCTAAAATCTGATGCAGAGGCATATCTTGGGGAGACTGTAACTCAGGCGGTTATTACTGTTCCAGCATACTTTAGTGACGCACAAAGACAGGCAACAAAGGATTCCGGAAAAATTGCCGGGTTGGAAGTTCTCAGAATAATAAACGAGCCTACAGCAGCAGCTCTTGCATATGGTCTTGACAAAGAACATGACCAGAAGATAATGGTTTATGACTTAGGTGGAGGAACATTCGACGTATCCATACTTGAAATTGGAGATGGTGTATTTGAAGTTCTTGCAACAAACGGTAATAACAAACTAGGCGGAGATGACTTTGACCAGAGAATAATAGATTTCCTTGTTGATACATTTAAAAAAGAAAGTGGTATAGATCTGAAAAATGACAAGATGGCAATGCAAAGATTGAAGGAAGCAGCTGAAAAGGCAAAAGTAGAGCTTTCCGGCGTAACTTCATCAAATATAAATCTGCCATTTATAACTGCTGATGCATCAGGACCAAAGCACCTTGATGTAACACTTACAAGAGCGAAATTTGACGAAATCACAGCTGATCTCGTTGAAAATACAATGGTTCCTACCAGACAGGCTATGCAGGATGCGGGACTTACACCTGACAAGATAGACAAAATTCTTTTGGTTGGTGGTTCCACAAGAATTCCTGCTGTTCAGGAAGCAGTAAAGAAATATCTTGGAAAAGACCCGTTCAAGGGAATAAATCCTGATGAATGTGTTGCTGTTGGTGCTGCTATTCAGGCAGGTGTATTAACAGGTGATGTAACTGGACTTCTCCTTCTGGATGTTACTCCATTGTCACTGGGACTGGAGACACTTGGAGGAGTATTCACAAAGCTTATAGAAAGAAATACAACTATTCCTACAAAGAAGAGTCAGGTATTCTCTACTGCAGCAGACGGACAGACAAGTGTTGAGATTCACGTATTACAGGGTGAAAGAGAAATGGCTCAATACAATAAGTCTCTTGGAAGATTCCAACTCACAGGTATTCCATCAGCACCTAGAGGTGTACCTCAGATAGAAGTTACTTTTGATATAGATGCAAATGGCATCGTTCATGTATCTGCAAAAGACCTTGGAACAGGAAACGAACAGAAGATAACAATAACTGCTTCAACTAATCTGTCTGATTCCGATATAGACAAGGCTGTAAAAGAAGCAGAAAAATTTGCTGCAGAAGACAAACAGCGTAAAGAAGAAATAGATGTAAGAAATAATGCAGATTCCCTAATTTATCAATCCGAAAAGTCATTAAAAGACCTTGGTGATAAAGTGTCTGCTGATGACAAGTCAAAGATAGAAAGCGGAGTAAACAAAGTAAAGGATGCCCTTAAAGGTACCGACATTGAAGTAATAAAGAAGGCTACAGAGGAATTGCAGCAGTCCTTCTATGATATATCATCAAAAATATATCAACAGACTCAAGGTGCTCAGTCAGATCCGGGAGCAGCTGGGTTTGGCGGACAACAGGAAGCACCGGGAGCGGGGCAGGATGAAAATGTTGTTGATGCCGACTATAAAGTAGTTGACGATGATAAATAA
- the grpE gene encoding nucleotide exchange factor GrpE, which translates to MKKEKFPNEENKKTNEMNFEENNKEMESDTPEIVDSQGDETVNTEIEELKAKLEEKTKQCEDFKNMVQRTAAEFDNYKKRTVKEKEALSLDAAIDTVNTLLPVVDNLERAVKAAEGMEDNPLKEGVEMVMRQLKDCLGQLGVEAIEAVNNPFDPELHNAVMHVTDDEIGENIVVEEFQKGYTMKGKVIRYSMVKVVN; encoded by the coding sequence ATGAAAAAAGAAAAATTTCCTAATGAGGAAAACAAAAAAACCAATGAAATGAATTTTGAAGAAAATAACAAAGAGATGGAAAGTGACACACCGGAGATTGTTGATTCACAAGGTGACGAAACCGTAAATACAGAGATTGAGGAACTGAAAGCAAAGCTGGAAGAAAAGACGAAGCAATGTGAAGATTTTAAAAACATGGTTCAGCGTACAGCGGCCGAGTTTGACAACTATAAAAAAAGAACAGTTAAGGAAAAGGAAGCCCTTAGCCTTGATGCTGCAATAGACACTGTAAATACCTTACTTCCGGTAGTAGATAACCTCGAAAGAGCAGTAAAAGCAGCAGAGGGTATGGAAGATAACCCTTTGAAGGAAGGCGTAGAAATGGTTATGAGGCAGTTGAAGGATTGTCTGGGACAGCTAGGCGTTGAAGCAATAGAGGCTGTCAATAATCCTTTTGATCCTGAGCTTCATAATGCTGTCATGCATGTAACTGATGATGAAATCGGTGAAAACATTGTGGTTGAAGAATTCCAGAAGGGTTACACCATGAAAGGCAAAGTAATCAGATATAGTATGGTAAAGGTAGTAAATTAA
- the hrcA gene encoding heat-inducible transcriptional repressor HrcA, with translation MLLDDRKLKILQAIIDDYIYSAEPVGSRTIAKKHELGLSSATIRNEMADLEEMGLLEQPYTSAGRIPSDRGYRLYVDQLMKIDELNECEIEKIRSDMNIRINELSQLIRSASAVMAKITKYTSMAVSPHMKKSVLKSVQVVPIESGKALVIIVTDANIVRNNLIRIPESVTPAFLIQISNMLNEQLKGFTLEMLKSDILNEKFEKLTALPFRLIKPILDGIEELIITIDNPEVYLEGATNILNFPEFKEVDKAKEFLNILDEKKLVSDLLTNSVNDNNEIIIHIGNENAMEGIKDCSLVTASYSVGNHVIGTIGIIGPTRMEYSRVVSSMNYIRNKINQEILKLLDNG, from the coding sequence ATGCTACTTGACGATAGAAAATTGAAAATATTGCAAGCAATAATAGATGATTATATATACTCGGCTGAACCTGTTGGGTCCAGAACTATTGCCAAGAAGCATGAACTTGGTTTAAGTTCGGCTACCATAAGAAATGAAATGGCTGATCTTGAGGAAATGGGGCTTTTGGAACAGCCATATACATCAGCAGGCAGGATTCCTTCTGATAGAGGGTACAGGCTTTACGTTGACCAGCTGATGAAGATAGATGAATTGAACGAATGTGAAATTGAAAAAATCCGAAGTGATATGAACATAAGAATAAATGAACTTAGTCAGCTAATTAGGAGTGCTTCGGCGGTTATGGCGAAAATTACCAAATATACTTCTATGGCGGTATCACCTCATATGAAAAAGAGTGTACTTAAATCTGTTCAGGTAGTGCCGATAGAGTCGGGAAAGGCATTGGTAATTATTGTTACAGATGCAAATATTGTAAGAAATAACTTGATCAGAATTCCTGAAAGTGTTACTCCCGCTTTCTTGATTCAGATTTCAAATATGCTTAACGAACAGCTTAAAGGGTTTACTCTGGAAATGCTGAAATCAGACATTTTAAATGAAAAGTTTGAAAAACTAACAGCATTACCTTTTAGGTTAATAAAACCCATTCTCGATGGAATAGAGGAATTGATTATAACTATTGATAACCCAGAAGTATATCTTGAAGGTGCTACAAATATTCTTAATTTTCCTGAGTTTAAAGAGGTTGATAAGGCTAAGGAGTTTTTGAATATATTAGACGAAAAGAAACTTGTATCTGACCTTCTAACGAATAGTGTAAATGATAATAACGAAATAATTATTCACATAGGAAATGAGAATGCTATGGAAGGTATAAAAGATTGTAGCTTGGTTACTGCTTCGTACAGTGTCGGTAATCATGTAATAGGAACAATAGGTATTATTGGCCCAACCAGAATGGAGTATTCTAGGGTTGTGTCATCTATGAACTATATAAGGAATAAAATCAATCAGGAGATTCTTAAACTTCTGGATAATGGATAG
- a CDS encoding aminotransferase class IV, with the protein MTFEENIGTNCIINGETLPSDALNQYSDEKYSACYEVIRIIKGTPLFYDDHFSRLKSSVQKTQNELEITKRDLKAQIHKICELNKFTDCNVKVLVLLYEKEQITLLHINKFYYPSQEEYDSGVKSCTVKLSRNNPSIKMVNTSYKAEVKRVAEANGAFEVLLVNDSNRITEGGKSNVFFVKGDKIYTSPEEYILKGITRQYIIDVCVKLGYEVIETLISVEQLSNFDAAFITGTSINAMPLKIIDSCLLNSAENAVTQNVMKGYNSLVSAYIESNRNKN; encoded by the coding sequence ATGACATTTGAAGAAAACATAGGTACAAACTGTATTATTAACGGGGAGACTTTACCGTCTGATGCACTTAATCAATATTCAGATGAAAAATATTCAGCTTGTTATGAGGTTATACGCATAATTAAAGGTACTCCGCTGTTTTATGATGACCACTTTTCACGTCTTAAAAGTTCTGTACAAAAGACTCAAAATGAACTGGAAATCACAAAAAGGGATTTGAAGGCTCAAATTCATAAGATATGTGAACTTAATAAATTTACAGACTGCAATGTAAAAGTATTGGTACTTCTCTACGAAAAAGAGCAGATTACATTGTTGCACATAAACAAATTCTACTACCCTTCACAAGAGGAATATGATAGTGGCGTAAAAAGCTGTACCGTTAAGCTCAGCAGGAATAATCCAAGTATAAAAATGGTGAATACTTCATATAAAGCAGAAGTAAAACGTGTTGCAGAAGCAAATGGTGCTTTTGAAGTACTTTTGGTAAACGATAGCAATAGGATAACAGAAGGCGGAAAATCCAATGTTTTTTTTGTGAAAGGTGACAAAATTTACACATCTCCCGAAGAATATATACTCAAAGGTATTACTAGACAATATATAATCGATGTTTGCGTAAAACTGGGTTACGAAGTCATAGAAACATTGATTAGTGTCGAACAGCTAAGTAATTTTGATGCAGCTTTTATAACAGGTACATCCATTAATGCAATGCCATTAAAAATAATAGACAGCTGCTTATTGAATTCTGCTGAAAATGCTGTAACCCAAAATGTGATGAAAGGCTATAACAGCCTTGTATCGGCATATATTGAGAGTAATCGAAATAAGAATTAA
- the yfbR gene encoding 5'-deoxynucleotidase — MSDNSFHFFAFLSRMKYINRWGLMRNTYTENIQEHSLQVAIIAHGLAVIRNTYFNGEVNPERVAILAMFHDCNEIITGDMPTPIKYYNPQISKIYKDIEDISKEKIISMLPEEMADEYYSLFFKNPDDTSCWRLVKAADRISAYIKCIEEVKAGNNEFKKAQETILQTIMEINLPEVRYFMEKFIPSFNLSLDEID, encoded by the coding sequence ATGAGTGATAACAGCTTTCATTTTTTTGCATTTCTCTCAAGGATGAAGTATATAAACAGATGGGGCCTAATGCGTAACACGTATACCGAAAATATTCAGGAACACAGTCTTCAGGTTGCTATAATAGCACATGGGTTGGCGGTCATCAGAAATACATATTTCAACGGAGAAGTAAACCCTGAGAGAGTGGCAATACTTGCAATGTTTCATGACTGCAATGAAATAATAACAGGGGATATGCCAACTCCCATAAAATACTATAACCCACAGATAAGTAAAATTTACAAGGATATAGAAGACATATCAAAGGAGAAAATAATATCAATGCTTCCAGAGGAAATGGCAGATGAATATTACTCCTTGTTCTTTAAAAATCCGGATGATACCAGTTGTTGGAGACTTGTCAAAGCGGCTGACAGGATTTCAGCTTATATTAAATGTATTGAAGAAGTCAAGGCCGGAAACAACGAATTCAAAAAAGCTCAGGAAACCATTCTTCAAACGATAATGGAGATTAACCTGCCTGAGGTCAGATATTTTATGGAGAAATTCATCCCAAGCTTCAATTTGTCTCTGGATGAGATTGATTAA